The region GAAATCCCCATGATCGTCGCGATTTCCTGAACGGACTGCTCCTTCACCACGCGCAGGTACACGCAGCGTTTCATCTGCGGCGGCAATTGGTGCATGACCTCGCGCAGTTTCTCCAGTTTCTCCTGCTCCAGCACCACGGCGATCGGATCGCCCACGGCCGCCATCGTGGGCGAGGCCGCGCGCTCTAACTCCGGCACCTCTTGCAGCGGCACTTCAGCCGCCGCTCGCTTTTTCGCCTGCCGCCGTTCCATCTCATTAATGGCCAAATTCTTCGCAATCCTATATAACCAGGGCTCAAACTGAGCCGGTTCGCGAAGCTCGTCCAATCCCCTATAGACAGAAAAAAACGTCTCCTGGGTGAGGTCGCGAGCATCTTCCGACGAAAATCCTTTCCTCCGGAAGAAGCGGTAGACCACGTGGTAATACCGCTCGAATAGAACGCGGAAGTTCTCTTCCCGATCTCTTCCCTGCTGCAACTCGCGGATGATGGCCTCTCCCGGTCGTTCCCGCTCGCCCACGACCGGGATTATACGACCGGAAGCGGAAGGGTGTAAACCGGATGCCTTCCGGAGCACGGTACGTTCGGCCGGATGAAGCCCGAGACGGTCGCCGACTAAACCTTCCCTCCGATTTCCTGTCTTATGCTGGACGGAAGCGGAAAGAACAAAAATGCCAAGGAGGAGGAACCATGAGGACACGACGATTGACATCCGCGACGTTGGCCGTGAGCTTGATCATGGGAACGAGCGTGGCTCTGGCCCAGAATAGCCGGAGCTATTGGGGGACTTCCTATCAGACGGGATCTTCGACCTACATCACGATCTATGGGAGCGATGGGAGCTATCTCTCCGGATCCTTGTCCCGCATCGGCTCGCTCACGCTCTACAGCCTCTTGGAGAGCAACGGTCGTTCGATCTGGGGCTCCTCGTATCGGAGCGACCCGTTGACCTTCTATGACTTCTTCACGAGCGAGGGTCGCTCGATCAGGGGGACGAAGCAGCGGCTCGGCTCGCTCACCTTCTACGATTTCACGAGCGATGACGGAAGCTCGCTCAAGGGATCCTCGTACCGGGTGGGTTCGCTGACCTTCTATGATTTCTTCATCCGCCGACGATAGTCGAGGAGGACCCATCGTGGGACGCATCCTGTGCGTTCAACGTCGGCGCCGGGTGCGTCCCATCGGCTGCTAGCATCACGGACTATGCGAGAAAGAGACATCAAGCTAGGGACGTATGTCGCTCACTACCGTGGCTCCAGGGGCTATCTCAAGCGATGCTTCGAGTGCGGCGAGACGATCTATCTCTGGCAGGGGTTTGATGGGAAGTGGCGACCTTATGAGTCATGGGTCGCTGGGAACGCTTGCGAGGGCGAATGGATCCTTCATAGCTGTGGGGAGCGGCAACTCACGCGATGGATACGGTATGCGCTCGCGAGCCCCTGGGCGTGACGGAGTAACACCACGGGTGCGCTAGCACCCTGAATTCCCCGTGAGCCGAAGCCCCTCTCCTCGCGGCGACGGCTCACGGGCTCCCAATCCCGACTCAGAAAGGAGGCGTATGAGGAGATTTGCCCTTTTCAGCTTCTGCTTCGCGACGCTGATCGTCATAGCGTTCGGCGGTCGTCCTGGACCTTCTCAATCAGCGACGAGTGGGTCCCCGCACCAGCAAGCCGCGACGGGGAATGACGCCGAACGAGATGGCCTGTCGGAGAACCTATTCGCGCTGTGGCGAGCGTTAGCTGACCAACAGCCGCCTCATCCCTCCGCAGAAACGATCACCGGCGCGGGCGATTATCTCCTTCGCGGCGACTACATCTTCTCCTCGACGGGAGCTTATTACGATTTCGGCCGCACGAACGTCCAGAGCGCCATCGGCGGCTTCACTTTCGATGGACGGGGGAACTTCACGGGATTTCAGCAATCGCGAACATTCCTCACGGGAACGCAGACCATCCGATTCGGTGGAACATACAGCGTGGATGCTAGCGGCGTGGGTCTCTTGTTCTATCTCTATCCGACCGTGCAGACGCACACCGTCATCGTCGTCAAGGGTGGAGATGCCTTCTTCTTCGTGGACGTGAACAGTTCGAGCTTCCGGGAGGCCGGTTATGCTCGTCGGCTCAACTAGCGCCTCTTGGCCGTTAATCCCTCGGGCTGCTGCGGTGAATGCTGACGCACCGCCTCACGACTGCTGGAGCGAAGAGCCCGGAGCGAGGCCGTTCGATCGAGCGCGAAAAGAAAAGCTCACCCACGGGGGCGTTCAGCAGAGAAGCCTTGCCGCAGGATTGTCCCCCCTTCTGCGAACCAAAGGAGCGGATCACAATGATCGTTCTTTGAGCGACCTTTCGCTCAAAGAGAAAGGAGGGCGTTGAGATGGCTGAGATGTCGGCAGCGAAAGAAAGGGCGATCCGGCTTTTCTGCTTCCTCAGAGAATACGCGGAGATTCGCTTCCCCCACTTGCAGGACCTCGATAGGGTCCGATGGAAGCTTTGGCTCAATGAGCTGCCCGAGCATCCCAGCATCTCCGTGTTTCGCATCAACGCCGACGATGAGCGGGGAAGCGGCGAGAGCGATGATCCGGCGATTCTCATCCGCGTCCGCCGACCGCAGCTTTCTCGCCCGCCCGCGCCTCCGTCATCACTTCGGGATTGGCTAGACGGCAAGTACGATGATCCTTTCAAGGAGCCGACTGTGCACACTGAGCGGAGCGTCCTCGATGCACGCGGAACGCCGCGCACGGAACGCTTTGAGGACGATCCCGCCCGAGTTCGCGCCTGGCAAGAATGGCTGAAGAAGAAATGGAGGGCTTGGGCGCAGCAGGAGCAACCGGCTCGCGAGGCCATGAAAGTCTACGAGCGTCTCTACGAACTTCGCGGTGAGCTGGAACGCGAAGGGGAGCGCTACGAGCTGGTGTTGGCCGACGGCATCCTTTTCTGGCGGTGGCTGCAGGGTTCAATCCACTTTCCCGTTATCGTGATGCCCGTGCAACTGGAGTTCAAGCGGGATGTCCCCGAGTTCATTGTTCGAGAGACCGATCGCAATCCCGAACTCTACACGACCATCCTGCGCAATGCGCCCTTGACGAACCCGAATGTGCTTTCTTCCATGCGCGATGACGTCACTCAAGGCAAACGTTTCATTCACCCGCTTGAGGGACCGAATACGACGGCATTTCTCAAAGGCTTCGCCCGATCCCTCGCCGCCGACGGCGAGTTCGTCGAAAAGCCCATAGAGCCTCGGGAGATCTCCGGACCTCATCCGCCGCGCATCTGGCGCTCGCCCTTCTTGCTGCTTCGACCGCGCACGCAAGGT is a window of Blastocatellia bacterium DNA encoding:
- a CDS encoding sigma-70 family RNA polymerase sigma factor — translated: MGERERPGEAIIRELQQGRDREENFRVLFERYYHVVYRFFRRKGFSSEDARDLTQETFFSVYRGLDELREPAQFEPWLYRIAKNLAINEMERRQAKKRAAAEVPLQEVPELERAASPTMAAVGDPIAVVLEQEKLEKLREVMHQLPPQMKRCVYLRVVKEQSVQEIATIMGIS